One window from the genome of uncultured Fretibacterium sp. encodes:
- a CDS encoding ATP-binding protein, protein MDRLILNKLLKWKNSPYRKPLILKGVRQVGKTWILKEFGRRYYENTAYFNFEENEEYKQFFETTKDADRILQNLMLASGQKIEPEKTLIIFDEVQDCPKVISSMKYFCENAPQYRIACAGSLLGIALAKPSSFPVGKVNFMQIDPMTFTEFLLANGDEKLAKYLEQVDTIEPIPDAFFNPLYEKLKMYYVTGGMPESVLMWTEARDVSAMQEALSGIIGAYERDFAKHPNISEFPKISMIWKSVPSQLARENKKFIYKVVREGARAREYEDALQWLVDARLVHKIYRSTAPKLPIAAYDDLSAFKIYLVDVGLLRRLAQLAPTAFGEGNRLFTEFKGALTENYLLQTLMTQFEVVPRYWSQTNPPYEVDFLIQRENDIFPVEVKSETNTTSKSLKKFKELFPDQVRLRVRFSLDNLKLNDDVLNIPLFMADQTDRLIGVALKNRKILS, encoded by the coding sequence ATGGATCGGCTGATTCTAAATAAACTATTGAAATGGAAAAATTCTCCCTACCGCAAGCCGCTGATTTTGAAAGGCGTGCGTCAGGTGGGCAAAACGTGGATTCTCAAGGAATTTGGCAGACGCTATTACGAGAATACCGCTTATTTTAACTTCGAGGAGAACGAAGAATATAAACAATTCTTTGAGACGACCAAGGATGCTGATCGTATCCTGCAAAACTTGATGTTGGCCAGCGGCCAGAAGATCGAGCCGGAAAAGACGCTGATTATCTTTGACGAGGTTCAGGACTGTCCGAAGGTCATTAGCTCCATGAAATATTTTTGCGAGAATGCCCCCCAATATCGCATTGCCTGCGCGGGATCTCTGCTGGGGATTGCACTTGCAAAACCGTCCTCTTTCCCGGTAGGAAAGGTTAACTTTATGCAGATCGACCCCATGACCTTTACGGAGTTTTTGCTTGCCAACGGCGACGAGAAATTGGCAAAGTATCTGGAGCAGGTAGATACGATTGAACCGATCCCGGATGCGTTTTTTAATCCGCTCTATGAGAAATTGAAAATGTACTATGTCACTGGTGGTATGCCGGAATCGGTTTTGATGTGGACAGAGGCACGGGATGTTTCTGCCATGCAGGAAGCGCTGTCCGGAATCATCGGCGCTTATGAACGAGATTTTGCCAAACATCCCAATATCAGTGAGTTTCCGAAAATCTCAATGATATGGAAATCTGTCCCGTCTCAACTGGCGCGGGAGAACAAAAAATTCATTTATAAGGTTGTCAGGGAGGGCGCACGCGCCCGGGAATACGAAGATGCGCTGCAATGGCTGGTAGATGCTCGTCTGGTGCATAAAATCTATCGCAGCACCGCACCGAAATTGCCGATAGCGGCTTATGATGATCTGTCCGCCTTTAAAATTTATCTGGTGGATGTGGGCTTGCTCCGCAGACTTGCCCAGCTTGCCCCCACGGCCTTCGGAGAAGGCAACCGCCTGTTCACTGAGTTTAAAGGCGCCCTAACGGAAAACTATCTGCTGCAGACACTGATGACGCAGTTTGAAGTCGTCCCCAGATACTGGTCGCAGACGAACCCTCCCTATGAGGTGGATTTCCTGATTCAGAGAGAAAACGACATCTTCCCGGTGGAGGTCAAGTCTGAGACGAATACCACAAGCAAGAGCTTGAAAAAGTTCAAGGAATTATTCCCAGATCAAGTCAGGCTTCGAGTTCGGTTCTCGTTGGACAATCTAAAGCTGAATGACGATGTGCTGAATATACCGCTGTTCATGGCTGATCAGACAGATCGGTTGATTGGGGTAGCGCTGAAAAACAGGAAAATACTTTCTTGA
- a CDS encoding AAA family ATPase translates to MSKELQTLPIGIQSFEMLRRDGLLYVDKTHRLQEIILSGKRYFLSRPRRFGKSLTLSTLDAMFQGKAELFKGLAAEGWVAEQARQPCPVLSLSMARGRSTEGVRGFDISLYNDLMVLGCKRGLPMLRKDTEGALGAFKDVLEGLYDQGGPVVVLIDEYDKPILDKIGDLEAAEAMREALRSFYTVLKDYDSHLRFVMLTGISKFTKTGVFSAMNNLRDISMSESFGDIAGYTQEELEADFAGWIGAAAEKMNVTRERLLQRMKDYYDGFCFDGVTRLYNPFSILNFLADREFKNYWYHSGSPTFILSYLRSHGIDDPEVYRHKSVPADFADSQEIERAKPESFLFQSGYLTIESAEEQELTLDYPNREVLNAISRLYLDNVYRVEGFTALGSNLWRALRDGDIEGAVKLYNTALAGIPYQDFTRQNESLYRSLFLMLLRGAGVTAQGEVPTNRGRSDVLVLFPSRVVVLEFKLAQGAGEVARLRDEGRKQIEEKGYAKPYDGKGHAVTSAVVVIEAKKRTALVCS, encoded by the coding sequence GTGAGCAAAGAACTCCAGACCCTGCCCATAGGCATTCAGAGCTTCGAGATGCTGCGCCGGGATGGGCTTCTCTATGTGGACAAGACCCATCGGCTGCAGGAAATCATCTTGAGCGGAAAACGGTACTTCCTGTCCCGCCCTCGTCGGTTCGGCAAGTCGTTGACGCTCTCGACGCTCGACGCGATGTTCCAGGGGAAGGCCGAACTGTTCAAGGGCCTGGCCGCCGAGGGTTGGGTGGCGGAGCAGGCTCGGCAGCCGTGCCCGGTGCTGAGCCTCAGCATGGCCAGGGGACGCTCCACGGAGGGGGTCCGGGGATTCGACATCAGCCTGTACAACGATCTGATGGTCTTGGGATGTAAACGGGGCCTGCCCATGCTGCGAAAGGACACCGAGGGGGCGCTGGGGGCCTTCAAGGACGTCCTTGAAGGGCTCTATGACCAGGGCGGGCCGGTCGTCGTGCTGATCGACGAGTACGACAAGCCGATCCTGGACAAGATCGGAGACCTGGAGGCGGCGGAGGCCATGCGCGAGGCGCTCCGCAGCTTCTATACCGTCCTGAAGGATTACGACAGTCACCTCCGCTTCGTGATGCTGACCGGCATCTCCAAGTTCACGAAAACCGGCGTCTTCTCCGCCATGAACAACCTGCGGGACATCTCCATGAGCGAATCCTTCGGCGACATCGCGGGCTACACGCAGGAGGAGCTCGAGGCCGACTTTGCCGGCTGGATTGGCGCCGCCGCCGAAAAGATGAACGTGACGCGAGAAAGGCTGCTGCAGCGCATGAAGGACTACTACGACGGTTTTTGCTTCGACGGCGTGACGCGGCTCTACAACCCCTTCTCGATCCTCAACTTCCTGGCCGACAGGGAGTTCAAAAACTACTGGTATCACTCGGGCTCCCCTACGTTCATCCTCTCCTATCTGCGCAGCCACGGGATCGACGACCCGGAGGTCTACCGGCACAAAAGCGTCCCCGCCGACTTCGCGGACAGCCAGGAGATCGAGCGGGCCAAGCCGGAGAGTTTTCTTTTCCAGAGCGGCTACCTGACCATCGAATCCGCGGAGGAGCAGGAGCTGACGCTGGACTACCCCAACCGCGAGGTGCTGAACGCCATCTCGCGCCTGTACCTGGACAACGTCTATCGTGTGGAGGGCTTCACGGCCCTGGGTTCGAATCTCTGGCGCGCGCTCAGGGACGGGGATATCGAGGGGGCGGTCAAGCTGTACAACACCGCGCTGGCCGGCATCCCCTACCAGGATTTCACCCGGCAGAACGAGTCCCTGTACCGTTCCCTGTTTTTGATGCTCCTGCGTGGGGCGGGAGTTACCGCTCAGGGGGAGGTTCCGACGAACCGGGGACGGAGCGACGTCCTGGTCCTTTTCCCGAGCCGAGTGGTGGTTCTGGAGTTCAAGCTGGCGCAGGGTGCGGGCGAGGTCGCGCGGCTTCGGGACGAGGGGCGAAAGCAGATCGAGGAGAAGGGTTATGCAAAACCCTACGACGGAAAGGGCCACGCCGTGACATCCGCGGTCGTCGTTATCGAGGCAAAAAAGCGCACGGCGCTCGTCTGCTCGTAG
- a CDS encoding ABC transporter ATP-binding protein: MFKMIRQFTFHHPKQILAPTLWLFLSQSSSILPAILAYMAIYLLGQAFYLPYTLDISLLTKIAIIGLGYVLLQYAVELISCYNTYGRAYHDTADKRIAYIQKLRRQSLGFFSSKESGELISSFASDFANVEYTMCFWLPYPIGVGFLLLLSFVCMLFFDWRMAVAIFAMLPVCAILMLQIAKVKEKHSLSVMEAKTRAATQLNEYLHGMKDLKAYHRTGSGFDALEKAFSDLRRESLRDEAVAGSLSTLCASLVKFVVPVTAAVGLYLLLGGSLTILDFAGFLVIATKLTEPALTLVSSISALRGMALSGERLDRVMTTPDPSGTDEIDHGDSYAFDRVSFCYTEGNDVIHDVSFETPAGALTALTGPSGSGKSTLLRLMARFWDYQRGQVRFAGKELRSIVPESLLSQVSMVMQNAYLFRGTIRENLCFGNENITEQKIIDACRKARCHDFISALPEGYDTVVGEGGATLSGGERQRISLARAFLKDVPILLLDEPTASLDADNEAMVQKALDEISKERTVIMIAHRLKTVRGAQQILVLENGRITQHGTHDQLVGTDGLYSRLWELQNQAGNYTFKPSPGGET, from the coding sequence ATGTTTAAGATGATCCGTCAATTTACCTTTCATCATCCGAAGCAGATCCTTGCGCCGACGCTGTGGCTGTTTCTCTCTCAGTCGTCCAGCATACTTCCCGCCATCCTCGCATATATGGCGATTTATCTCTTGGGGCAGGCGTTTTATCTGCCCTATACGCTGGACATTTCACTGTTGACAAAAATAGCTATCATTGGGCTTGGCTATGTCCTCCTGCAATACGCAGTGGAGCTGATTTCCTGCTACAACACTTACGGGCGGGCTTATCACGACACAGCAGATAAGCGTATCGCTTATATTCAAAAGCTGCGCCGTCAAAGCCTCGGCTTCTTTTCCTCAAAGGAATCCGGCGAGCTGATCAGCTCCTTTGCAAGCGATTTTGCCAATGTGGAATATACCATGTGCTTCTGGCTGCCCTATCCCATCGGCGTAGGCTTCCTGCTGCTGCTTTCCTTTGTTTGTATGCTGTTCTTCGACTGGCGCATGGCAGTGGCGATTTTTGCCATGCTGCCTGTCTGCGCAATCCTGATGCTGCAAATTGCAAAGGTTAAGGAAAAGCACAGCCTCTCCGTTATGGAGGCCAAGACAAGAGCTGCAACGCAGCTCAATGAATACCTGCACGGTATGAAAGATCTCAAAGCCTACCACCGTACCGGCAGCGGATTCGATGCTCTGGAAAAAGCGTTTTCAGACCTGCGCAGGGAATCCCTGCGGGACGAGGCCGTTGCAGGCAGCCTTTCTACCCTGTGTGCCTCGCTGGTCAAATTCGTTGTTCCCGTGACAGCGGCAGTGGGATTGTATCTGCTGCTGGGCGGCAGTCTTACCATATTGGACTTCGCGGGCTTTCTTGTGATTGCCACAAAGCTGACCGAACCGGCGCTTACTCTTGTGAGCAGCATTTCCGCTCTGCGGGGCATGGCGCTCTCCGGCGAACGTCTGGACAGGGTGATGACAACGCCCGACCCTTCCGGTACGGACGAAATCGACCATGGCGACAGCTATGCGTTTGACCGCGTTTCCTTCTGCTACACAGAGGGCAACGATGTGATCCATGACGTGAGCTTTGAAACGCCGGCAGGGGCGCTTACTGCGCTGACAGGGCCCTCCGGCAGCGGCAAATCTACGCTTCTGCGGCTGATGGCGCGATTCTGGGACTATCAGCGGGGACAGGTACGTTTTGCCGGGAAAGAACTTCGCAGCATTGTGCCGGAAAGCCTGCTTTCGCAGGTATCTATGGTGATGCAAAACGCTTATCTGTTCCGGGGTACGATACGGGAAAATCTGTGCTTTGGGAATGAGAACATCACCGAACAAAAAATAATCGACGCCTGCCGGAAAGCGCGCTGCCACGACTTCATTTCAGCGTTACCGGAGGGCTACGATACGGTGGTGGGCGAAGGCGGCGCAACCCTGTCCGGAGGTGAACGGCAGCGCATCTCGCTGGCGAGAGCATTTTTGAAGGATGTTCCGATCTTGCTTCTGGACGAGCCTACCGCGTCCCTTGACGCAGACAACGAGGCAATGGTGCAAAAGGCGCTGGATGAAATATCCAAAGAGCGCACCGTAATTATGATCGCGCACCGGCTGAAAACCGTGCGCGGCGCACAGCAGATCCTTGTCCTTGAAAACGGCAGGATCACGCAGCATGGGACCCACGACCAGCTTGTCGGGACGGACGGACTCTACTCCCGGCTGTGGGAATTGCAAAATCAGGCTGGAAACTATACTTTCAAACCATCTCCAGGGGGAGAAACATGA